The genomic segment GCATTTTCCACATAAGGTCCCAGATTCTTTACAGATTCTGCACTTACATTGTCTGTAAAAATAATGCAGTGTGGATTACCAACTGTCAGGCAGGTAGCCTTGTATTCTTTTCCATGGAATACGAAATTCTCCTTAATTACTTCACGAACTTCACCGGAAACAGGGATATCGCTAGAGATAAAAGATGGTTTTCCCATGTTTACTTTAAATTCCGTTGCCCGGCTGTTCAGGCATTCCACATGAATCGTGCCTGACATAGTTTCAATGTCAAATTTTTTCTCAGTAATATATCCATTGTCCATCAGATATTTGGCAAAAATACGCACGCCGTTTCCACTGATGGCAGATTCACTTCCGTCTGCGTTAAAAATACGCACACCCAATTTCCCATCAATTTCTACCGGTCCATAGAGCACACCGTCAGCGCCAAGCCCAAATCCTCTCTGGCAGAGAAGTGCAATCTTCTTTCCCTGAAGCTGTACCTGATTTTTCTTCGGATCAAGAATCAGATAATCGTTTCCAAGTCCCTGATATTTACTCATAATAATTGTATTTGCCATAACCATATCTCTCCTTCTGATTTATAATCCCGGATACTTCCCGCTTTTGTATCTGCATCGATAATCAATTGTCGGGCAATCTTTCCAACTCACTTCACCACTTGTCTGAGTCCCCACCCACTGCTTATTGCTCTTCGCAATTGAAGCAGGGGGCTTACTT from the Blautia wexlerae DSM 19850 genome contains:
- the dapF gene encoding diaminopimelate epimerase, whose product is MANTIIMSKYQGLGNDYLILDPKKNQVQLQGKKIALLCQRGFGLGADGVLYGPVEIDGKLGVRIFNADGSESAISGNGVRIFAKYLMDNGYITEKKFDIETMSGTIHVECLNSRATEFKVNMGKPSFISSDIPVSGEVREVIKENFVFHGKEYKATCLTVGNPHCIIFTDNVSAESVKNLGPYVENADEFPERMNLQICRQVDKGNLEIEIWERGSGYTKASGTGSCAAAAAAYKLGLVESRINVNQPGGMIQIDMEEDGTIYMTGTVGYIADISVAESFFS